In Mycolicibacterium aubagnense, the DNA window GGTCGCGCGAGGCCTTGCCGATGGCGTCCCATTTGTCGCCGATGGCCCTGAACGCCGCCCGTGCCGCGTCGACGTCGCTGATGTCGATATTCTCGGCCTCGGCCAGCAGCTCCGCCTTGGCGTCGGCGTTGGCGTTGAACTCGGCGTCCTTCTCGGCGTTGACCGCGTTGCGGGCGCTGAAGAACGTGTCCTGGGCAGCCTTGAACCGTTTCCACAGCGCGTCGTCGACGTCCTTGGCCGCGCGGCCCGCGGCCTTCCACTCCGCCAGTAGATCGCGGAACGTCGAGGCGGTGGCGCCCCAGTCGGTCGAGCCGGACAGTGCCTCGGCGCGTTCACACAGCGCCTCCTTGGCCTGCCGCACGCCGACCCGCTCGCGATCCAACTCGGCGAAGTGCGAGCCGCGGCGCCGGTTGAACGCCTCGCGGGCCGCCGAGTAGCGCTTCCACAACGCGTCGTCGACCTTGCGGTCCAGGCCGGTGATGGTGCGCCACTCGTCGAGGATCGCCCGCAAGCGGTCGCCGCTGGCCTTCCACTGCGTGGAGTTGGCGCCGATCTCCTCGGCCTCGGCAGCCAGGGCTTCCTTGCGGGCGGTCTGCGCGGCCCGGAGCTCGTCGCGCTTGGCCCGCTCCTCCTGCGCGCTGGCGCCGGCCTGCTCGACGATGGTCGTCAGCCGGGCGGTCAAGGCGTCGACGTCGCCGAGCACCGATGCGTCCGGCAGCGATTCCAGCAGCGTCGCGGCGGCGGACTTGATCTTGCGGGCGTCGCCGCTACCGCTGCCGAGCCGGTGCTCCAGCAGCGCGACCTCGGTGCTCAGGTCGTCGTACCGACGGCCGAAGTGGACGTACGCGGCCTCGGCGTCACCGGCCTGCCACGACGCGATCTTGCGTTCACCGGCGCTGGTGATCAGCCACACCGTGCCGTCGGCGTCGACCCGGCCGAACCGGTGCGGATCGCAGGAAACCGGCACGGCCGCGGGCGGTGTCGGGGGATGGTTCGAGCTGGCGGTGGGCCGGGGACCGGGACGCGGCGGACCGGGCCGAGGAGTCGGTTTCGGGGTGTTGCCGGGTTCGATGGTGGTCATATCGTGCTCCTCATGCCCGCGCGCGGGGTGACCCACGCTTCTGCCGCGCGACGCGGCGCCGTTCTGGTACTCGCACGCTATTCAAACAGGTCGACCCGCCGTCTGCGCAGGCGTTTGCCGGACTCGTTAGCGT includes these proteins:
- a CDS encoding DUF349 domain-containing protein — translated: MTTIEPGNTPKPTPRPGPPRPGPRPTASSNHPPTPPAAVPVSCDPHRFGRVDADGTVWLITSAGERKIASWQAGDAEAAYVHFGRRYDDLSTEVALLEHRLGSGSGDARKIKSAAATLLESLPDASVLGDVDALTARLTTIVEQAGASAQEERAKRDELRAAQTARKEALAAEAEEIGANSTQWKASGDRLRAILDEWRTITGLDRKVDDALWKRYSAAREAFNRRRGSHFAELDRERVGVRQAKEALCERAEALSGSTDWGATASTFRDLLAEWKAAGRAAKDVDDALWKRFKAAQDTFFSARNAVNAEKDAEFNANADAKAELLAEAENIDISDVDAARAAFRAIGDKWDAIGKASRDRTAELERRLRAVEKKIRDAAQSGWTDPEAQARADQFRERAEQFERQAEKAEAAGKAKDAEKARASAAQWREWADAASAAIKK